The window TCAGTGATGGAAGAACCATAGGTCACTTGATTGGTGACGCCGTCACTTCCTCTATGAATACCATGTTATTAATTGGCGGATTTATGATCATATTCTCCGTCATCATCAACATTTTATCCCTTGTTCATCTTACTGATCTTATTGCTGCAGCTATTACCTTAATTTTTATTCCTCTAGGAATTCCTTCTGAACTGTCCAATGCCGTCATTGCTGGACTGTTCGAGATTACGTTGGGCTCACAAGTAGCCAGTGAAACATCTTCAAGTGTTTCGATGATGTATAAAATCGCCATCGTTGGAGCCATCACTGCATGGAGCGGCTTTTCCGTACACGCACAGGTGGCAAGTATTCTTAGCAAAACCGATATTCGATACAAGCCCTATTTTTTTGCCAGAGTATTACATGCCGCGCTAGCCTTTGTAGTCACGTTAACGATTTGGAAGCCGATTCAACCCTATCTTGCCAGAACGTCCATCAGTACATGGATCCAGGATATACCCAACCAAGGGATTTTCGGTATATGGAGTCGCTTTGCATATCTTGGTTCCAATATTTTCTTGATCATAGTTGGTCTTATCACACTTTCTCTTGGCATTCACACATGGAAAAATCTAAACAAAAAGAGAAGGGTGTAGTGGTAAGGGTCTTCTTATCAGTAAGACATCAGGTAAATGAAACCCCGGAAGTCCGGGGTTTACTAGCTATTTATGTTACGCGAAACTTACTTCTGAGAGCCACTTGAACCACATCCGGAACCAGGTCACTGACAGGTGCGCCATATTTGGCTACTTCCTTCACAATACTTGAGCTTAGGAAGGAATATTTATTGTTGGTCATCATGAAAAAGGTCTCCACTTCATCATTTAGCTTTCTATTGATGGACGCCATCTGAAGTTCATATTCAAAGTCGGACACAGCCCGAAGCCCTTTGATAATGGCATTGGCATTCATTTTTCTCATGTAATCCACCAACAATCCATGGAAGCTGTCAACGGTTACATTCGGCATATTTTTTATCACATCGCGGATTAAAGCTATTCTCTCCTCAACCGTAAACAGGGGATTTTTATTGGGATTATGTAAAACAGCAACAATTACATGATCAAATACCTTGGCACCTCTTTGTATAATATCGAGATGACCAAAGGTGACAGGGTCAAAACTTCCAGGATACACCGCAATACTCACAGAATTACCCCCTTTATCCTCTCCGGAACTTCTTTGATACATAGTTTGAAATATTTCCTCTATGTGCTCTTTTTGTAAATAGAGATGGAAGTGGTTCCATAATTTGATTCTTTTTCTTTTAATAACCCCCCGTTTTTTTCAGGAAGAAAGACTTGATGGTCGTGCTCAGCAATAACGACAGCCCCAGTATTTAATAATCCATGGTCATCCATAACCCCCATCATGGCAGAAATTTTTTGATCATCATATGGGGGGTCTAAAAAAACATAGTCAAACTTCATCCCCCGTTTGATTAAAATCTTTAATGCTCTTTCAGCATCATTTCGATACACTTCCACCTTAGACTCAAACCCCAATTCCTTCACATTTGACCAAATGGTCTGAATAGCCTTTTTATCTTGATCTACAAAAATAACCTTATCCATCCCCCGGCTAATTCCTTCCAAGCCAAGGCTTCCCGTACCTGCAAACAAATCTAGCCCCCGTCCCCCATTAAAATAAGGACCCACCATATTAAATATGGATTCCTTCACTTTATCGGTGGTCGGCCTTGTTCCGCGGCCAGGGACAGAGATCAAGGGATGTCCCTTTCTTCTTCCGGCAATAATTCTCATTGTATCACCCTGCATATCACCCTATTGGATTATCAACCTATATCATGGTAACATAAGTTTTCCCTTTGGTAAAAATTTTTTATCACCATGTATATTTTTTTGCCAAAAGGTCCAAGATATAGATGACAACATCGAAAAGATGTTGTTGACAACCGCGGAGAAGACTTACGTTTCCCCATAAGCTCTTCCTCCGGTTTCTCCTCTCCCATTTTTTTAGGGTATCTGCCCTATCGGCAGATACCCGTTTTTTTAGTATCCGTTGTTCTATTTTCTTAATAAATGGAGATAGGACTTCAAAAGACCTCCCCAAGACCGATGTTTGCCAAAATAGGATCGAATCAGCGAAAAAAATAATGGAAGTTTCCCTTCATAAGGAAACCAATTCACTTCCCTTTCCCTTTTTCCTTTATCCGACATGACTGAAGTTTGATGACAAAAGATTTGCAATCCAATTTCTCCATGATAACGGCCTATTCCGCTCTGTTTTACTCCGCCGAAGGGAAGATAATGGTTAGCTACAGTAATGATGACATCATTGATCACGACATTCCCCGTAACTAAGCGGGTGGCTACCCTTTCTGCTTTCCTTAAATCAGAGCTCCATACACTGGCATTTAAACCAAATGAAGAATCATTGGCAAGATGAACAGCCTCATCTTCGCTGTCAAAGGGAATGACTGGAAGAACGGGACCAAAGGTTTCCTCTTGCATAATTTTCATGTCTTGCCCCACATCGACCAAAACCATAGGAGGAATAAACAATTCTTTATCAAGAATCCAGTGCTCTGGGCTTGTTCCTGTTAGTAGTTTCGCCCCTTTAGACAAAGCATCTTCTATGTGTTCCCTAATGATACTTACCTGTCCTGGATAGGTAATCATTCCAATATCATCATTCATACCTGATCCCAGTTTTAATTGATTCACCTCTTCTACCAGTTTCTTTATAAAAGGATCATATATTTTACGTTCCACATACACCCGCTCCACGGACATACACACCTGTCCGGCATTGGTAAATGCCCCCCAAATCGCCCCATGGACTGCTCTCTTAAGATTGGC is drawn from Microaerobacter geothermalis and contains these coding sequences:
- the ylbJ gene encoding sporulation integral membrane protein YlbJ; the encoded protein is MLQRTYLKTLFFAVISFFLVISLIIYPEDAFSSALRGLKIWWDVVFPALLPFFITSEILMGFGVVHFMGVLLEPFMRPIFNVPGTGAFVLAMGLASGYPIGAKLTARLREQKLISRSEGERLVSFTNTADPLFMFGAVAVGFFQDVSLGIAIALAHYISSLMVGLIMRFHEPGGEVTKYRKNSNLNLFMRALQSMHRARISDGRTIGHLIGDAVTSSMNTMLLIGGFMIIFSVIINILSLVHLTDLIAAAITLIFIPLGIPSELSNAVIAGLFEITLGSQVASETSSSVSMMYKIAIVGAITAWSGFSVHAQVASILSKTDIRYKPYFFARVLHAALAFVVTLTIWKPIQPYLARTSISTWIQDIPNQGIFGIWSRFAYLGSNIFLIIVGLITLSLGIHTWKNLNKKRRV
- the coaD gene encoding pantetheine-phosphate adenylyltransferase, whose translation is MSIAVYPGSFDPVTFGHLDIIQRGAKVFDHVIVAVLHNPNKNPLFTVEERIALIRDVIKNMPNVTVDSFHGLLVDYMRKMNANAIIKGLRAVSDFEYELQMASINRKLNDEVETFFMMTNNKYSFLSSSIVKEVAKYGAPVSDLVPDVVQVALRSKFRVT
- the rsmD gene encoding 16S rRNA (guanine(966)-N(2))-methyltransferase RsmD gives rise to the protein MRIIAGRRKGHPLISVPGRGTRPTTDKVKESIFNMVGPYFNGGRGLDLFAGTGSLGLEGISRGMDKVIFVDQDKKAIQTIWSNVKELGFESKVEVYRNDAERALKILIKRGMKFDYVFLDPPYDDQKISAMMGVMDDHGLLNTGAVVIAEHDHQVFLPEKNGGLLKEKESNYGTTSISIYKKST
- a CDS encoding aldehyde dehydrogenase family protein, which encodes MKVVNDKLLNTPIAEIPEYYERAKKAYLFWKNLHIHERMAYLRNLRHYMVDQLEELVEVIAKDTGKVPVEALTADILTTLDAIQYIEKHGPRVLGKRRMKTPLLLFGKKSYVEYKPRGVVLVISPWNFPLQLAMVPVISALISGNAVILKPSEVTPMVGRLIEDLFQKAGFPQDVVQVAHGGKEAGSAFVQGEPDYIFFTGSVRTGKMIQEEAAKKLIPTTLELGGKDPMIVFADANLKRAVHGAIWGAFTNAGQVCMSVERVYVERKIYDPFIKKLVEEVNQLKLGSGMNDDIGMITYPGQVSIIREHIEDALSKGAKLLTGTSPEHWILDKELFIPPMVLVDVGQDMKIMQEETFGPVLPVIPFDSEDEAVHLANDSSFGLNASVWSSDLRKAERVATRLVTGNVVINDVIITVANHYLPFGGVKQSGIGRYHGEIGLQIFCHQTSVMSDKGKREREVNWFPYEGKLPLFFSLIRSYFGKHRSWGGLLKSYLHLLRK